A window from Flavobacterium gyeonganense encodes these proteins:
- the pyrH gene encoding UMP kinase: MKYKRILLKLSGEALMGDLQYGIDPKRLGEYADEIKQIHDKGVEIAIVIGGGNIFRGVAGASSGMDRVQGDYMGMLATVINGMALQGALEDKGMKTRLQTALKMESIAEPYIKRRADRHLEKGRIVIFGAGTGNPYFTTDTAAVLRGIEINADVILKGTRVDGVYDCDPEKNASAVKFDFISFEDVIKKGLNVMDTTAFTLSQENKLPIVVFDMNKIGNLLKICEGENIGTVVNI, encoded by the coding sequence ATGAAATATAAAAGAATTCTTCTAAAACTAAGTGGCGAAGCCTTAATGGGAGACTTACAATACGGAATTGACCCTAAAAGATTAGGTGAATATGCCGATGAAATTAAGCAGATTCACGACAAAGGAGTAGAAATTGCTATTGTTATTGGAGGAGGAAATATTTTTAGAGGAGTTGCCGGAGCAAGTTCAGGTATGGACAGAGTACAAGGCGATTACATGGGAATGCTTGCTACTGTTATTAACGGAATGGCTTTGCAGGGTGCTCTTGAAGACAAAGGAATGAAAACACGACTGCAGACTGCTTTGAAAATGGAGTCTATTGCAGAACCTTATATCAAAAGAAGAGCAGACCGTCATCTCGAAAAAGGGAGAATCGTAATTTTTGGTGCCGGAACCGGAAACCCATATTTTACTACCGATACAGCAGCAGTTTTGAGAGGAATCGAAATCAATGCTGATGTTATCCTAAAAGGAACACGTGTAGATGGTGTTTACGATTGTGATCCTGAAAAAAATGCTTCAGCTGTAAAATTTGACTTTATTTCTTTTGAAGATGTGATCAAAAAAGGATTAAATGTAATGGATACCACAGCATTTACATTAAGTCAGGAAAACAAATTACCGATTGTTGTTTTTGACATGAACAAAATTGGAAATCTTTTGAAAATCTGCGAAGGCGAAAACATAGGAACTGTAGTTAATATTTAA
- the frr gene encoding ribosome recycling factor, translating into MTEEIDFILESTEESMNGTIAHLEKEFLNIRAGKASPAMLGGVFVDYYGAATPLSQVSKISVPDARTITLQPFEKNMLSAIEKAILVANIGFNPMNNGDVIIISVPPLTEERRRDLAKQAKSEAEDAKIGIRNSRKDANTDIKKLEKEGTSEDICKSAEEEVQNLTNTYIKKIDELLAVKEAEIMKV; encoded by the coding sequence ATGACTGAAGAAATAGATTTCATATTAGAAAGTACTGAGGAATCAATGAATGGCACGATTGCACATTTAGAAAAAGAATTTCTAAATATTCGTGCAGGTAAAGCTTCTCCGGCAATGCTTGGAGGCGTTTTTGTTGATTATTATGGTGCTGCAACACCGCTTTCCCAGGTATCTAAAATTAGTGTTCCTGATGCAAGAACCATTACCTTGCAACCTTTCGAAAAAAACATGTTATCAGCAATTGAAAAAGCAATTTTAGTTGCCAATATTGGTTTTAACCCAATGAACAATGGCGATGTTATTATCATCAGTGTTCCGCCTCTTACGGAAGAACGCCGTAGAGATTTGGCAAAACAGGCAAAATCTGAGGCTGAAGATGCGAAAATTGGTATCCGTAATTCCCGTAAAGATGCTAATACTGATATTAAAAAATTAGAAAAAGAGGGAACTTCTGAAGACATCTGTAAGTCTGCTGAAGAAGAAGTTCAAAACTTAACAAATACATACATCAAAAAGATAGATGAATTATTAGCTGTTAAAGAAGCTGAAATCATGAAAGTGTAA
- a CDS encoding carboxypeptidase-like regulatory domain-containing protein, with product MKLFCLFTLFFTLTLQAQFQINGIVKDSGNKPLPFATITTSENNNTITDVDGKFILSTNVKITSFTVSYIGFQTKVIPVQDNKKFYPVSLKQKTDDLKEVIVSNENPAFAIIRKVIANKSINNPQKKLNSFEYKTYNKLIVTANPDSINGRIDSSASYKDLKKIE from the coding sequence ATGAAGCTATTCTGTTTGTTTACTTTGTTTTTTACACTTACCCTACAGGCACAATTTCAAATAAACGGAATTGTAAAAGACTCCGGCAACAAACCGCTTCCGTTTGCTACTATTACCACTTCAGAGAACAATAATACAATTACAGACGTTGATGGGAAATTTATACTTTCGACAAATGTAAAAATTACTTCTTTTACAGTTTCTTATATTGGGTTTCAAACAAAAGTCATTCCTGTCCAGGACAATAAAAAATTTTATCCGGTTTCTCTGAAACAAAAAACAGACGACCTGAAAGAAGTTATTGTTTCTAATGAAAATCCGGCATTTGCTATTATAAGAAAGGTAATTGCAAATAAAAGCATCAATAATCCACAGAAAAAACTCAACAGTTTTGAATACAAAACATACAATAAGCTCATTGTTACGGCTAATCCCGATTCTATAAATGGGAGGATTGATTCATCTGCTTCTTATAAAGATTTAAAAAAAATAGAATAA
- a CDS encoding DUF5686 family protein, translating into MFQTEKISQYQFANKKLKETILGTKMAGFKQPVYEIIAFNLQSISIYDSKYELFETKYNNPVSDDALKDYNYKLLDTAAIKGRNTFMIYFKNKQKRKAAGLEGVLYIDQENFAIAKAVMRIKGVLDISGIHEFEYVPQEKIWFPSNTTFKIVKGKNDDDINILGGTIQFDGDSEDAFTTRKKSASDFTYVLSESNNSDIHYNTITPIKDPSYYIEIKDDASTKPEEFWNEYRKENLDLKSQRTYQLLDSISINKRIEKRLWLGRKIINGYIPIGPVDLDLKKVISYNNYEGFRLGLGGITNDRFSKRFRIEGYGAYGTKDGNFKYNLGSGILMDKNTNTWLNGSYTDDVREIASTVFAVDKRVFKIYDPRPINISTFYHYISWKTNLQTKIIPKTEAVFELARTYVEPKFDYLFNHNGQLYSHYVMTTAMASIVWAPFSNFMQTPTGRSETEKRFPRFTFQFTQSLPNVLDNDFSFAKIDFKTEYEKKYLDGQKTSLLFQGGYALGDVPITHLYNTMPNNLNKETVIQRITFSGRNSFETMYFNEFFSSEYLFFQIKHGFNRVKIFKKVRPSLVLVTRMAWGNMEKPEQHIGPAYKTLDKGFFESGLELNKIFKGFGLSGFYRYGPNQLPKIEDNIAVKISYVLDLGL; encoded by the coding sequence TTGTTTCAAACCGAAAAAATTTCGCAATATCAATTTGCAAACAAAAAACTCAAAGAAACTATTCTGGGTACCAAAATGGCAGGTTTTAAACAGCCAGTATACGAAATTATTGCTTTCAATTTACAGTCTATTTCCATTTATGATTCGAAATACGAACTTTTTGAAACCAAATACAATAACCCTGTTTCTGACGATGCGCTAAAAGATTACAATTACAAATTACTGGACACAGCAGCCATTAAAGGTCGTAATACTTTTATGATTTATTTTAAGAATAAACAAAAAAGAAAGGCCGCCGGCTTAGAAGGTGTTTTATACATTGATCAGGAAAATTTTGCCATTGCAAAAGCTGTTATGCGTATAAAAGGAGTACTCGATATTAGCGGAATACACGAATTTGAATATGTTCCTCAGGAAAAAATATGGTTTCCTTCAAACACTACTTTCAAAATTGTAAAAGGAAAGAATGATGATGACATTAATATCTTAGGCGGAACTATTCAGTTTGACGGAGATTCAGAAGATGCTTTTACGACGCGTAAAAAAAGTGCTTCCGATTTTACTTATGTACTCTCAGAAAGCAACAATTCCGACATTCATTATAACACTATTACTCCGATAAAAGATCCTTCTTATTATATCGAAATTAAAGATGATGCAAGTACAAAACCCGAAGAATTCTGGAATGAATACCGAAAAGAAAACCTTGATCTTAAAAGTCAAAGAACATATCAGTTATTAGATAGTATTTCAATCAATAAAAGAATTGAGAAGCGTTTGTGGCTTGGCCGGAAAATCATAAACGGTTATATTCCGATTGGACCGGTTGACCTGGATTTGAAAAAAGTAATTAGTTATAATAATTATGAAGGTTTTCGATTAGGACTGGGCGGAATTACCAATGACCGTTTCTCTAAACGCTTCAGGATTGAAGGTTATGGTGCTTATGGAACAAAAGACGGCAACTTCAAATATAACCTGGGTTCAGGTATTTTAATGGATAAAAACACCAATACCTGGCTAAACGGATCCTATACAGATGATGTCAGGGAGATTGCGAGTACTGTTTTTGCTGTTGATAAACGCGTTTTTAAAATTTATGATCCCCGTCCGATCAACATTAGTACTTTTTACCATTACATCAGCTGGAAAACAAATCTGCAGACAAAAATTATTCCGAAAACAGAAGCTGTCTTTGAATTAGCAAGAACATATGTTGAACCTAAATTTGATTATCTTTTTAATCATAACGGGCAATTGTATTCTCACTATGTCATGACAACTGCAATGGCTTCTATTGTCTGGGCACCATTTAGTAATTTTATGCAGACACCAACAGGAAGATCCGAAACCGAAAAACGTTTTCCAAGATTTACTTTTCAGTTTACTCAGTCCCTTCCAAATGTTCTGGATAATGACTTCAGTTTTGCTAAAATAGATTTTAAAACAGAATACGAAAAAAAATATTTAGACGGACAAAAAACCAGCCTTCTATTCCAGGGAGGTTACGCTCTTGGTGATGTGCCCATTACACATTTGTACAATACCATGCCTAACAACCTCAACAAAGAAACCGTCATTCAGCGTATTACTTTTTCAGGAAGAAATAGTTTTGAAACGATGTATTTTAATGAATTTTTCTCTAGCGAATATCTATTTTTCCAGATAAAACATGGCTTTAACAGAGTAAAAATTTTCAAAAAAGTTCGTCCATCCTTAGTTTTGGTTACGAGAATGGCCTGGGGAAATATGGAAAAACCGGAACAGCATATTGGTCCGGCTTATAAAACTTTGGATAAAGGTTTCTTTGAATCCGGGCTTGAATTAAATAAAATCTTTAAAGGCTTTGGTTTAAGCGGATTTTACCGTTATGGTCCAAATCAATTACCAAAAATCGAAGACAATATAGCGGTTAAGATTTCTTATGTATTAGATTTAGGATTATAA
- a CDS encoding cation:proton antiporter → MNNIKNSLFYVTVIGGFTALIYWMISKGASLEAGRGIIQKKIESNHWNDFLHSMIENLQHPLAILLAQIVTIILAARLFGWIFRKIGQPSVIGEMIAGIVLGPSLVGMYFPEFSATLFPAASLGNLQFLSQIGLILFMFVIGMELDLKVLKNKAHESVVISHASIVIPFALGLTLAYFIYGTFAPQGVAFSSFGLFMGIAMSITAFPVLARIVQERGMQKTKLGTIAITCAAADDITAWCILAVVIAIVKAGSFTSALYVIGLAILYVIIMLKIVRPFLKRVGDLNSTRESLNKPVVAIFFITLLISSYASELIGIHALFGAFLAGAIMPENNKFRNIFIEKVEDVSIIVLLPLFFVFTGLRTQIGLLNDPYLWKVTAVIIAVAVAGKFFGSALAAKFVGQNWKDSLAIGALMNTRGLMELVVLNIGYDLGVLSTEIFTMMVIMALVTTFMTGPALDFIGYIFKDKPTIIPQEIGNKSKYKILLSFATPERGKKLLQIANSLVKKQTDNSIVTAMHLSLSTEIHSFDVKDHERKMLVPVIEESERLNQNMVSVFKVTNDIDTDIIDTANQGEYDLLLIGLGQSIFEGTLLGKILGFTSRIVNPDRLIDKFTGKEGLFENSPFDERTRHIISKTKMPVGIFIDKDLEEVGRIFMPIFSEEDSFLIDYAKKLINNNGSQITVLDASGEVKSRRDMQESIRSIEQIAPNHIMIMHDRTIKKEFLETQNLMIISLDSWKKLIESQSIWLNNTPSVLILKP, encoded by the coding sequence ATGAATAATATTAAAAATTCTTTATTCTATGTTACAGTTATTGGTGGTTTTACCGCTCTGATATACTGGATGATTTCAAAAGGAGCCTCACTTGAAGCAGGACGCGGAATTATTCAGAAAAAAATTGAAAGCAATCACTGGAATGACTTTTTACATTCGATGATTGAAAACCTGCAGCATCCTTTAGCCATTTTACTGGCTCAAATTGTTACTATTATTTTAGCAGCACGTTTGTTTGGCTGGATTTTCAGGAAGATTGGGCAACCATCAGTTATAGGAGAAATGATTGCGGGAATTGTTTTGGGGCCCTCTTTGGTCGGGATGTATTTTCCTGAATTCTCAGCTACTTTGTTTCCGGCAGCATCTTTAGGGAATCTGCAATTTCTAAGTCAGATTGGTTTGATACTTTTTATGTTCGTGATCGGAATGGAACTGGATTTAAAAGTATTAAAAAATAAAGCACACGAATCTGTGGTAATTAGTCACGCCAGTATTGTGATTCCGTTTGCTTTAGGATTAACGCTGGCTTATTTTATTTATGGAACTTTTGCACCGCAGGGGGTAGCATTTTCTTCTTTCGGATTATTCATGGGAATCGCAATGAGTATTACTGCTTTTCCGGTTTTGGCCAGAATCGTTCAGGAACGCGGGATGCAAAAGACAAAACTTGGAACTATTGCCATAACCTGTGCAGCAGCAGATGATATAACGGCCTGGTGTATACTAGCAGTTGTAATTGCGATTGTAAAAGCAGGATCGTTTACAAGTGCATTATATGTTATTGGATTGGCAATTTTATATGTAATTATCATGTTGAAAATAGTTCGTCCGTTCCTGAAACGTGTGGGTGATTTAAATTCGACCCGTGAAAGTCTGAATAAACCTGTGGTTGCTATTTTTTTTATTACACTCCTGATTTCTTCTTATGCATCAGAATTAATTGGAATCCATGCCTTATTTGGAGCATTTTTAGCAGGAGCCATTATGCCAGAGAATAATAAATTCAGGAATATTTTTATCGAAAAAGTTGAAGATGTATCTATTATCGTTTTGTTGCCTTTGTTCTTTGTGTTTACAGGTTTACGTACGCAGATTGGTTTGCTTAACGATCCGTATTTATGGAAAGTTACAGCAGTAATTATTGCCGTTGCCGTTGCAGGTAAATTTTTTGGAAGTGCGCTGGCGGCCAAATTTGTAGGGCAAAACTGGAAAGACAGCTTAGCTATTGGAGCTTTGATGAACACACGCGGATTAATGGAGCTGGTCGTTTTAAATATTGGGTATGACCTGGGAGTTTTGTCTACTGAGATTTTTACGATGATGGTCATTATGGCTTTGGTGACTACTTTTATGACAGGCCCTGCACTGGATTTTATTGGTTATATTTTTAAGGATAAGCCCACAATAATTCCTCAGGAAATTGGGAATAAAAGCAAATACAAAATCCTGCTCTCGTTTGCGACTCCTGAACGAGGAAAAAAACTTTTACAGATTGCCAATAGTTTAGTGAAAAAACAGACTGATAATTCAATTGTTACGGCAATGCACTTGTCGCTGAGCACCGAAATTCACTCTTTTGATGTCAAGGATCATGAACGTAAAATGCTGGTTCCTGTAATTGAAGAATCAGAGCGTTTGAACCAGAATATGGTAAGTGTTTTTAAAGTAACAAATGATATTGATACCGATATTATAGATACTGCAAATCAGGGAGAATATGATTTGTTGCTGATAGGTCTGGGACAATCTATTTTTGAAGGGACCTTGCTTGGAAAAATCCTTGGATTTACATCAAGGATTGTAAACCCTGATCGGTTGATTGACAAGTTTACCGGGAAAGAAGGTTTGTTTGAAAACTCTCCTTTTGATGAACGAACGCGTCATATTATTTCCAAAACCAAAATGCCGGTAGGGATTTTTATTGATAAGGATTTAGAAGAAGTAGGCCGGATTTTTATGCCGATTTTCAGTGAAGAAGATTCTTTTTTGATTGATTATGCCAAGAAACTAATCAATAATAATGGTTCACAAATTACGGTTCTCGATGCCAGTGGTGAAGTAAAGAGTCGACGGGACATGCAGGAAAGTATCCGCTCGATCGAACAAATTGCGCCAAACCATATTATGATTATGCACGACAGAACGATTAAAAAAGAATTTCTTGAAACTCAAAATTTAATGATTATAAGTTTAGATAGCTGGAAAAAACTAATCGAATCTCAAAGTATCTGGCTGAATAATACACCATCGGTTTTGATTTTAAAACCATAA
- a CDS encoding LytR/AlgR family response regulator transcription factor, translated as MNTKLKCLLLDDELPGLTYLKMLCEQIPEVEIVKTFNNPEKLLTEIPDLEFDLLISDIEMPGIDGLHLAEMIQDKLVIFCTAYKDYAADAFNIDAVDYITKPVKLERLQKAISKAFERFNKPETAKKFIQLNTDKGKTLLYFSQIQYIKTSLSDSRDKTVLLTDGSFLNLKNVKFDTLLNELPEADFCRVNKKEVVAVKAIKFFNHNEIVLHHLEENNKNTTLLLSETYRSDFLKKVKI; from the coding sequence TTGAATACAAAACTGAAATGCTTGCTTCTGGACGATGAGTTACCGGGATTAACGTATCTGAAAATGCTTTGCGAACAAATTCCCGAAGTAGAAATTGTAAAAACGTTTAATAATCCTGAAAAACTATTGACCGAAATTCCGGATCTCGAATTTGATTTATTAATCTCAGATATCGAAATGCCTGGAATTGACGGCTTGCATCTGGCTGAAATGATTCAGGATAAACTCGTGATTTTTTGTACAGCTTATAAAGATTATGCTGCCGATGCTTTTAACATCGATGCTGTAGATTATATTACAAAACCTGTAAAACTGGAACGTTTGCAAAAAGCAATCTCAAAAGCTTTTGAACGATTCAATAAACCTGAAACAGCCAAAAAATTCATTCAGCTAAATACAGACAAAGGCAAAACCTTATTGTATTTTAGTCAGATTCAGTATATCAAAACATCTTTAAGTGACAGCCGTGACAAAACTGTATTGCTCACGGATGGGAGTTTTCTGAATCTGAAAAACGTTAAATTTGATACGCTTTTAAATGAACTTCCAGAGGCCGATTTCTGTCGTGTGAATAAAAAAGAAGTTGTTGCGGTAAAAGCAATCAAATTCTTTAATCATAACGAAATTGTGCTGCATCATTTAGAAGAAAACAATAAAAATACTACACTTTTGCTGAGTGAAACCTATCGTTCCGATTTTTTAAAAAAGGTCAAAATCTAA
- a CDS encoding sensor histidine kinase has protein sequence MQDNNTITFIFLAIILLLIVIIGFMVYQLMQSKKAKENAEESFYALERKVNDLQLETLESKLNPHLFKNILNSIQSHAYQTYFALDKLANVLDYILYESKKKFVTAKEEIDFALNLIEINKIKISPLFELKIKTNINKEDKLYEQPLLAPLISIDLIENAFKHADLQSADAFISVVFEFKDNAFFMTVSNKISDKKVLKKERSGLGNTTLEHRLRIIYKNNFKLERFTENDIYIAHLKIDLLEYKTEMLASGR, from the coding sequence ATGCAGGACAACAATACCATAACTTTTATTTTTTTAGCCATAATTTTATTGCTGATTGTCATCATTGGTTTTATGGTGTATCAATTAATGCAGTCTAAAAAAGCAAAAGAAAATGCCGAAGAAAGTTTTTATGCGCTCGAAAGAAAAGTAAACGACTTACAATTAGAAACTTTAGAATCAAAACTGAATCCGCATTTGTTTAAGAACATTCTGAATTCGATTCAGTCGCATGCGTATCAGACTTATTTTGCTTTGGATAAACTGGCCAATGTGCTGGATTATATTTTATACGAAAGCAAAAAGAAGTTTGTTACTGCCAAGGAAGAAATTGATTTTGCATTAAACCTGATTGAAATCAATAAAATAAAAATTAGTCCGCTTTTTGAGCTTAAAATCAAAACTAACATTAATAAAGAGGACAAATTATACGAACAGCCTTTACTGGCGCCGTTAATTTCGATCGATTTAATTGAAAATGCCTTTAAGCATGCTGATCTGCAAAGTGCTGATGCCTTTATTTCGGTTGTTTTTGAGTTTAAGGACAATGCTTTCTTTATGACAGTTTCGAATAAAATTTCAGATAAAAAAGTCCTGAAAAAGGAACGAAGCGGTTTAGGAAATACAACTTTAGAACACCGTTTAAGAATTATCTACAAGAACAATTTTAAACTTGAAAGGTTTACAGAAAACGATATTTATATAGCCCATCTAAAAATAGACTTACTTGAATACAAAACTGAAATGCTTGCTTCTGGACGATGA
- a CDS encoding DMT family transporter, whose protein sequence is MNWILLIIAGLFEVGFASCLGKAKETTGMTSTYWMIGFFICLSISMTLLYKATQVLPIGTAYAVWTGIGAVGTVLVGILIFKEPATFWRIFFLSTLIASIIGLKFVSSH, encoded by the coding sequence ATGAATTGGATTTTGCTAATTATAGCAGGGCTTTTTGAAGTAGGTTTTGCATCTTGTTTGGGCAAAGCCAAAGAAACAACCGGAATGACATCTACCTATTGGATGATTGGTTTTTTTATCTGTCTTTCGATTAGTATGACTCTGCTTTATAAAGCCACGCAGGTTTTGCCAATTGGTACAGCTTATGCAGTTTGGACTGGTATTGGTGCCGTTGGAACTGTTTTAGTCGGGATCTTGATTTTTAAAGAACCTGCCACTTTCTGGAGGATATTTTTTCTTTCTACTTTAATTGCTTCGATAATTGGGCTGAAGTTTGTTTCCAGTCATTAA
- a CDS encoding efflux RND transporter permease subunit, with protein MKNAIKVGFWEKLARIILKNRIIILVILAALTIFFGFQWRNLAMTYTEANLLPKDHIANKEYQKFLDKFGEEGNLVVIGFKDPKFFTPKNYAAWNELMTGLKKSKEVDLVVSLNDLKKLEKDTVNEKFVLSPFIDQSKVLDPAYLKSVQYDLFHNLPFYEGLLFNKESGSVRSAIYINKKLVNTAGRKTFILENLVPKINKFEKTTGIDLKVSGMPYIRTINADDMKGEIGLFIGASLLTVSLIFFFFFRSFRATFISIVILIVGVTWSFGTLGLFGYKITILTAIIPPLIIVIGITNCIFLINKYQQEIKLHNNQAKALQRVISKIGHATFMTNLTAAIGFATLMITGNELLFEFGLVTSINVLSVYTLTLFIVPIIYSFMPLPKAKHLYHLDKTYISTLLNTVTTIVKGKKTIVYCIYAVLFLVSLNGVRQMKVSGSLIGEMPKTASFFKDILFYEKEFNGVMPLEIMVDTKKKKGVMKASTIRKMDELQNTISEIPELAKPVSVVNLVKYSKQAFYNGNPEYYQLPTSQEQTFILSYAKNATKNSKENLMKAYVDSTGQYARITTFMKDIGTDEMAKVEGKLRKKIDEIFPKDRYEVTITGKALVFQKGTTYLAHNLIESLLFAILTIAILMLYLFRSFKMVAASLITNILPLCITSGLMGYFGIPLKPSTILVFSIAFGISVDNAIQFMAKYKDELTQNKGKVKKSVFSALRETGVSTFYTSIVLILGFATFTLSSFSGTIALGGLISCTLVFAMFANLVVLPSLVLTFEKKKTRKEELENLEK; from the coding sequence ATGAAAAACGCTATAAAAGTAGGTTTTTGGGAAAAACTGGCCCGAATCATACTTAAAAACAGAATTATAATTCTAGTTATCCTTGCTGCTTTAACTATTTTCTTTGGTTTTCAATGGAGAAATCTTGCGATGACTTATACAGAAGCCAACCTGCTTCCTAAGGATCATATTGCCAATAAAGAATATCAAAAATTCCTGGATAAGTTTGGAGAAGAAGGAAACCTGGTTGTAATTGGTTTTAAAGATCCTAAATTCTTTACTCCAAAAAATTATGCTGCATGGAATGAATTGATGACAGGCTTAAAAAAATCGAAAGAAGTTGATTTGGTAGTTTCTTTAAATGATTTAAAAAAACTGGAAAAAGACACTGTTAACGAAAAATTTGTGCTTTCTCCCTTTATCGATCAGAGCAAAGTTCTGGACCCTGCCTATTTAAAAAGTGTTCAGTACGATTTGTTTCATAATTTACCTTTTTACGAAGGCCTTTTATTCAATAAAGAAAGCGGAAGCGTCCGTTCTGCAATTTACATCAACAAAAAACTGGTAAACACTGCCGGAAGAAAGACTTTTATCCTTGAAAATTTAGTTCCTAAAATCAACAAATTCGAAAAGACTACCGGTATTGACTTGAAAGTTTCCGGAATGCCATATATCAGAACCATCAATGCAGATGATATGAAAGGCGAAATCGGATTGTTTATCGGTGCTTCTCTATTGACCGTTTCCCTAATTTTCTTTTTCTTTTTCCGTTCATTCAGAGCTACGTTTATTTCGATTGTTATTTTAATTGTCGGCGTAACCTGGTCATTTGGAACACTGGGATTGTTTGGCTATAAAATCACGATTTTAACTGCTATTATTCCGCCGCTGATTATCGTAATCGGAATCACGAACTGTATTTTCCTGATTAATAAATACCAGCAGGAAATTAAATTGCATAACAATCAGGCAAAAGCATTACAGCGTGTTATTTCAAAAATTGGACATGCTACTTTCATGACTAATTTAACAGCTGCAATTGGTTTTGCAACTTTGATGATTACAGGAAACGAATTGCTGTTTGAATTCGGATTAGTAACTTCTATCAACGTGCTTTCTGTTTATACGCTGACACTTTTTATCGTGCCAATTATTTACAGTTTTATGCCATTGCCTAAAGCGAAACATTTATATCACTTAGATAAAACGTATATTTCGACGCTTTTAAACACCGTTACAACTATCGTTAAAGGCAAAAAGACAATCGTTTATTGCATTTACGCTGTTCTGTTTCTTGTGAGTTTAAATGGAGTCAGACAAATGAAAGTTTCAGGAAGTTTAATTGGCGAAATGCCAAAAACAGCTTCTTTCTTTAAGGACATTTTATTTTACGAAAAAGAATTCAACGGGGTTATGCCGTTGGAAATCATGGTTGACACTAAAAAGAAAAAAGGTGTTATGAAAGCTTCGACGATTCGTAAAATGGATGAACTTCAGAATACTATCTCTGAAATTCCGGAACTGGCAAAACCGGTTTCTGTAGTGAATCTGGTAAAATATTCTAAACAGGCTTTCTATAATGGAAATCCGGAATATTACCAATTGCCAACTTCACAGGAGCAGACTTTTATTTTGAGTTATGCTAAAAACGCGACCAAAAACAGTAAAGAGAACTTAATGAAAGCTTACGTTGATTCAACCGGACAATACGCGCGAATCACAACTTTTATGAAAGATATCGGAACAGATGAAATGGCAAAAGTAGAGGGAAAACTTCGCAAAAAAATTGATGAGATTTTCCCTAAAGACCGTTACGAAGTTACGATTACAGGAAAAGCTTTAGTTTTCCAGAAAGGAACAACTTATTTGGCGCATAACTTAATCGAGTCATTATTGTTTGCAATTTTGACTATTGCAATTTTGATGCTGTATTTATTCCGTTCGTTCAAAATGGTAGCAGCTTCTTTGATTACGAATATTTTACCGCTTTGTATTACTTCTGGATTAATGGGTTATTTCGGAATTCCGCTTAAACCTTCTACAATTTTGGTATTCAGTATCGCTTTCGGAATCTCGGTTGATAATGCAATTCAGTTTATGGCAAAATACAAAGATGAATTGACTCAAAATAAAGGAAAAGTAAAAAAATCTGTTTTCAGCGCTTTAAGAGAAACTGGAGTAAGTACATTCTACACTTCTATCGTTTTGATCCTAGGTTTTGCAACTTTTACATTATCAAGCTTCAGCGGTACAATTGCTTTAGGAGGATTAATTTCTTGTACTTTGGTTTTTGCAATGTTTGCTAACTTGGTGGTATTACCTTCATTGGTTTTGACTTTTGAGAAAAAGAAAACGAGAAAAGAGGAATTGGAGAATTTGGAGAAATAG
- a CDS encoding STM3941 family protein, which produces MEKIEIYSSKKKTFLLLIGSFLFVVIGICMFMDAENLNTFRLRSPILIKGIGIISVLFFGLCFSLSIKQLIKNKLFLIIDKNGINVNPEKNSSEFIKWNNIEGFSELKIQSQKMVLIKINNPDYWIENEKNLIRKKLTQFNFTNYGSPFCLSAVSMQINHAELMKVLNQNLKKYKN; this is translated from the coding sequence ATGGAAAAAATCGAAATCTACTCAAGTAAGAAAAAAACGTTCTTATTATTAATTGGTTCTTTTCTATTTGTAGTTATTGGAATTTGTATGTTCATGGATGCAGAAAACTTGAATACCTTTCGATTAAGAAGCCCGATTTTAATAAAAGGGATTGGAATTATTTCTGTTTTGTTTTTTGGCTTATGCTTTTCCCTTTCAATCAAACAATTAATAAAAAATAAGCTTTTTCTAATTATTGATAAAAATGGGATTAATGTTAATCCGGAAAAGAATTCATCAGAATTTATAAAATGGAACAATATTGAAGGATTTTCAGAACTAAAAATTCAAAGCCAAAAAATGGTGCTTATTAAAATTAATAATCCCGATTATTGGATTGAAAATGAAAAGAATCTAATACGGAAAAAATTAACGCAATTTAATTTTACCAATTACGGTTCACCATTTTGCCTTTCAGCAGTTTCAATGCAAATAAATCATGCTGAACTTATGAAAGTATTAAATCAAAATTTGAAGAAATACAAGAATTAA